Proteins encoded by one window of Maliibacterium massiliense:
- the rsmH gene encoding 16S rRNA (cytosine(1402)-N(4))-methyltransferase RsmH encodes MDFAHVSVMLDACIQALACKSGGFYVDGTLGGGGHSEAILRASAPDGRLIGIDRDDDALKSAGVRLAPYGARVCLCKGNFADMAQLVSEVGWGLADGILLDLGVSSYQLDEAARGFSYQHDAPLDMRMDRTRDFRAYDVVNGYTQQQLQDVIRNYGEERWASRIAQFIVARRGQAPIATTQDLVDVIKAAIPSGARREGPHPAKRTFQAIRIEVNDELGSIQRLLEGITAIMKPGARIAIITFHSLEDRLVKQGFKHLEHPCTCPREAPVCTCGKTPQLRIITRKPILPDTEELASNPRARSAKLRVAQKI; translated from the coding sequence ATGGATTTTGCCCATGTTTCGGTGATGCTGGATGCCTGCATCCAGGCGCTTGCGTGCAAAAGCGGCGGCTTCTATGTCGACGGCACGCTGGGCGGTGGCGGGCACAGCGAGGCCATTCTGCGGGCAAGTGCGCCCGATGGAAGACTCATCGGCATTGACCGGGACGACGACGCGCTCAAAAGCGCGGGGGTGCGTCTGGCACCCTACGGTGCACGCGTGTGCCTGTGCAAGGGAAACTTTGCCGATATGGCACAGCTGGTTTCCGAAGTGGGCTGGGGCTTGGCGGACGGCATTCTGCTGGATTTGGGGGTTTCCTCCTACCAGCTGGACGAGGCCGCGCGGGGCTTTTCCTACCAGCACGACGCACCGCTGGATATGCGCATGGACCGCACGCGGGACTTTCGCGCCTATGACGTGGTCAACGGCTATACGCAGCAGCAGCTGCAGGACGTGATTCGCAATTACGGCGAGGAGCGCTGGGCAAGCCGTATCGCGCAGTTTATCGTGGCGCGGCGCGGGCAGGCGCCCATCGCTACCACACAGGATTTGGTGGACGTGATCAAGGCGGCCATTCCATCGGGCGCGCGGCGCGAGGGGCCCCATCCGGCCAAGCGCACCTTTCAGGCCATCCGCATCGAGGTCAACGATGAGCTGGGGAGCATCCAGCGCCTGCTGGAGGGCATCACAGCGATCATGAAGCCGGGGGCGCGCATCGCTATCATCACCTTCCATTCCCTGGAGGACAGGCTGGTCAAGCAGGGCTTCAAGCATCTAGAGCACCCCTGCACCTGCCCGCGCGAGGCGCCGGTATGCACCTGTGGCAAGACGCCGCAGCTGCGTATCATCACCCGCAAGCCCATCCTGCCGGACACCGAGGAGCTGGCAAGCAACCCCCGTGCCCGCAGCGCCAAGCTGCGCGTGGCGCAGAAAATCTGA
- the mraZ gene encoding division/cell wall cluster transcriptional repressor MraZ, which produces MFFGEYQHTIDAKGRLIMPSRFREGLGEQFIVTKGTSGCLFVFSKEEFNNFAQRLRTLSLGDKDSQAFLRVLFASANLCEVDKQGRILLSASLREYAGLDKEAVVIGSLSRVEIWNRERWSAYSANAVDNYDDILASMSLLGV; this is translated from the coding sequence ATGTTTTTCGGTGAGTATCAACATACGATAGATGCCAAAGGAAGACTCATTATGCCTTCGCGCTTTCGGGAAGGCTTGGGCGAGCAGTTTATCGTGACCAAGGGTACGAGCGGCTGCCTGTTTGTGTTCAGCAAAGAGGAGTTCAACAACTTTGCCCAGCGCCTGCGCACCCTTTCGCTGGGGGACAAGGATTCCCAGGCGTTTTTGCGCGTGCTCTTTGCCAGCGCCAATCTCTGTGAGGTGGACAAGCAGGGCCGCATCCTGCTTTCGGCATCCCTGCGCGAATACGCGGGGCTGGATAAAGAGGCGGTGGTCATCGGCTCGCTGAGCCGCGTGGAGATCTGGAACCGCGAGCGCTGGAGCGCATACTCCGCCAACGCCGTGGACAACTACGACGATATCCTGGCGAGCATGTCGCTGCTGGGCGTGTAA